The stretch of DNA GACTGCCCGCCCTGCCCGAAAGGGAAAGACTGTCCGATGAAGGATGGCGGGACACAGGAAGCCCCGAAGAAATAAGATACTGCGCGACGGAACTACAGATCGATACTGCACATCCTGAAGAACAGCGGGTTGCAACCCGCTGTTCTCTATTTTTTTGCCAGCGCGACCTATCGTTGCATTTTCCCTTGTATGACTTTATAGTCACCGCAAAGGACATGCAATGATAAACACCATCATGCGCTTTTGCCCGCAATGCGGACGCGAGCATGTACGCTGGGTGACGCTCAAGGAATTCCGCTGTGACGACTGCGATTTCGTGTTCTTCAAGAACCCCGCCGCTGCCGCCGCTGCGATAATAGAATGGAACGATGAAATACTTCTTACGGTGCGCCACCGCGACCCGGGCAAGGGCATGCTCGATCTTCCGGGCGGGTTCATCGATCCGAAGGAAAATGCCGAAGACGGGCTTGCCCGCGAGCTTGAGGAAGAGCTCGGCTGGCGGCCTCCGTCCATGTCATATCTCTTTTC from Spirochaetota bacterium encodes:
- a CDS encoding NUDIX domain-containing protein → MINTIMRFCPQCGREHVRWVTLKEFRCDDCDFVFFKNPAAAAAAIIEWNDEILLTVRHRDPGKGMLDLPGGFIDPKENAEDGLARELEEELGWRPPSMSYLFSFPNTYLFRGIEYHTLDMIFLITLTEKPILHANDDVAAVQWSPKAIDHSRIAFESVKNALAQYASKRT